One Mus musculus strain C57BL/6J chromosome X, GRCm38.p6 C57BL/6J DNA window includes the following coding sequences:
- the Gm21637 gene encoding spindlin family, member 2-like, with translation MESSKLTKKRAGRKRQRSRSPALPKRNILGCRISHKWKEGDESITQWNGTVLDQVPVNPSLYLVKYDEIDAVHALELYKDKRVLSLKVIAKRVVSSGVTDSSFVDAIVGKEVNHLFEGEHGSKEEWRGMVLSQAPILDNSFYITYERDPILYTYQLLDDFKEGDLQIMEGISDPPSLDIDLELVDGLIGKHVENTNDDGSKRDGLIIYQIETKPRVYLIKYEDDVHIHVTHLEKEF, from the coding sequence ATGGAAAGTTCAAAGCTGACCAAGAAAAGAGCTGgtcggaagaggcagaggagcagatcTCCAGCCCTGCCCAAAAGGAACATCttgggctgcagaatttctcataagTGGAAAGAAGGAGATGAGTCTATCACACAGTGGAATGGAACTGTGCTGGATCAGGTGCCAGTAAACCCTTCCCTGTACCTGGTTAAATATGATGAGATTGACGCTGTGCATGCTCTGGAACTTTACAAAGATAAGAGGGTATTGTCCCTAAAAGTTATCGCCAAGAGGGTGGTATCATCCGGAGTCACTGATTCCAGCTTTGTTGATGCCATAGTGGGCAAAGAAGTTAATCATCTATTTGAGGGTGAGCATGGCTCTAAGGAAGAGTGGAGGGGGATGGTCCTGAGCCAAGCGCCTATCTTGGATAACAgcttttatattacttatgagAGGGATCCCATATTATACACGTACCAGCTTCTGGATGACTTTAAAGAGGGTGACCTACAAATCATGGAGGGGATCAGTGACCCCCCTTCTTTAGACATCGACCTGGAGCTTGTGGATGGCCTGATAGGAAAACACGTGGAAAACACAAATGATGACGGCTCCAAGAGGGATGGCCTGATCATTTACCAGATTGAAACCAAACCTAGAGTGTACCTCATCAAGTATGAAGATGATGTCCACATACATGTCACTCACTTGGAGAAAGAGTTCTAA